Below is a genomic region from Zonotrichia leucophrys gambelii isolate GWCS_2022_RI chromosome 1A, RI_Zleu_2.0, whole genome shotgun sequence.
CATTTCTTCTGGCTTTGAGACAGATTTATGGCTTCTGGGAGGTTTAGGTATATTTGAGCTGGTTATCAAAATTTAGCAGTTAAGAAACTTGCCTTAAGTTCAGTTAAGCCTCCATGGAAGAGGTGGAAGCGTTGGTGAAAATGTTGAAAGCTATGTGATAGTGTATAATTCTTGTACTAGAGTAGAAATAAATTGTTCCCTGAGgtatattattttcatttcagtcatCCTTTGTTGGTGCCATTGCCATTGGTGACCTAGTCAAGAGCACCCTGGGCCCTAAAGGCATGGTAAGACAGCTGCATGGGTAGTCATGCCCATTGATTTAGCTTTAATAGTCACAGTGCCTTTTCAAGCAGTATGCTAAATCTCACATCTTGTAGGACAAGATTCTTTTAAGTACCGGGAGAGACAGCTCTGTCACAGTTACCAACGATGGTGCAACCATCCTGAAAGCCATTGGAGTTGACAATCCAGCTGCCAAGGTCTTGGTTGGTGAGTTCTTAAAGGCCTGATATTTCTTAATTTATAACTCTGTTGTggtgtttttatttgttcttaGAAAAGTGTTGTTGAAATACTGTGAAAAATTGAAGGGAGGGGGAGCAGAAATCCTGAAGTAAGAAGGGCAGGGTACTGCAAGAGTTGTGGCGTTCTGCAAAAGTAAAATTATGGTGTGTGCTGCTCTTCAAAACTggttttttatcttcttttcccTTAACCCTGCTTTGTCCCAGGAGTCAGAAGGGACAAAAGACAGCTGTATACCCCTCGTTTTGCAGTGGGAAAATTTGGAGCAGAaatgtgtgcagcagcagaggttcCCTGTGTTTCTCCCGGATTTCAATCTCTGGCACTCAGTGGGCACTGTACTTCTGTACAGAGTTTACTGTTGTGAGTGACTGTTCTACTGTGCCACTGGTCCACTACTGGTGACAAGCCTGATCCATTGGGTGTCAGGTTTCCTAATgattctgtgtttgctgtggccCAGTTTATCAGCAGTTCATGCAGCAGACCTGGTTACTATGGTCTCTGATCCTGTATCTGTACCTTAGAGCTTCTATCCATCTGTCCTTTTGATAACCTGTGTTAGGGTGGAGAACACAGGGCAGCATCCTGACCATCACCAGGCTGAAACTGGTTACAAATAAAGAGCAGGAGTTTGGAGGATGCCAAGTTTTCTTTGCATCTCttgtttttctggggtttttttagagtTCCCTCTTTACACAAAGAATAAGATCTGGTTTTTTTGTCCAAATTAATGCTTGAGAAAAATAGCATTAATAAtgtcttttccttcttcagataTGTCAAAGGTTCAAGATGACGAAGTTGGCGATGGAACTACATCTGTCACGGTGTTGGCAGCTGAATTACTGAGGGTGAtgtattctgtgttttcagaggTTTTGTCAGTGTACttcggtggtgcctccagtaGGAGGTGTGTTATCCTGTCTTTGTAAAGTGCTCCCATGGCATAGAAAGGAATAGCTTGCTCTGTTGCTGGTGAAATTGATAGGGGGCAAAAAACAGCCCTTAGGTATTGCATCATCATTTTTTGGGTATTATTTTGGACTATTACTccttatattattttttataaactcTCAAGTATTTTAAGTTGACTCTTACTGCTCACTTTCTGGCTATTGCACTGAGCAGTGTAAAGCACTGCTTAGTTCTGAATCTCAGTCTTCTGAAATCCatttccataggaaaaaaatctgccaaaTTCTGTTCTTTGCTCAAGGCCTGAATTCATACTGTTCATTTAAACTCTGTATGGATTTTATGCTTGTGGAAGAATTGACACTGCCAAATTCTAAACGTGAAATTACTATGAAAGAGATTTGAGAAATGAATAATTCTTCCTTGCAGAGCTGTGTCAGAAAGTCTGATCATCTCAGAGCCAGTAACTGGGATCAAGAGCATCTTAAGGCATGATCTATCAGCTTGCCAAgttccacagaaaaataaagatagcttttttcaattacattttaaattgcaTCCATAAATGAACATGTCTTTTCTTGTTAGTGTCACTATATTTTGTAGCGGGGGGAAATAATTATTGATTTCATTTAAATAGGAGGCAGAATTACTGATTGCAAGGAAGATTCATCCTCAGACGATCATtgcaggctggagagcagccacaAAGGCTTCAAGAGAGGCACTTTTGAAAGCAGCTGTGGATCATGGGTTAGTAATGCCCCTTTGCTGTAACTTTATATAAAAAACTACTCAAGATCAAAACATCAATGCAAATTACAGTCCATTGCTAAATTCTTCACTCTTTTTAAAGCAGTGTGAAGGCTGAGTTCCTGAATTTTAACAGTTGAGAAAAAATACTGGGTATTTTTTCTGATGAGTTAAAGAAGCTTCAAAATTACTTGTGTTATTTTGTGCAGAAATGAAATATAAGCTGTAATTTGCTCCCTGGAACAAAGATCTGAGTTGTTACTTCAGATTTGGTACTCACATTTTAAATATAACTATTTCCCATGCCCAGCACTTTGAGAGCACAAACTTTCTAAAGCTGAATGGAAAAATTCTCCTAACAAAACTTGTATTTCAAGTGGAAGGTTGTGTTCTGGGACAGTGGAGGGATACTGTGCAGCATTCCTCAAAAGAAAATATGGTACATATAGAGATATAGGCTTGAAGATGTGGGCCAAGACTCATGGTGGGAGCTAGTGGTGGTTAAGGCTTTCAGACTTTCCACTTTAACTGAGCTCTCTTCATTGTAGTAATGATGAAGTGAAGTTCCGTGAAGACTTGATGAACATCGCGGGAACAACTCTTTCTTCAAAATTACTTACTCACCACAAGGATCACTTTGTCAAGCTAGCTGTAGAAGCTGTTCTTAGGTTGAAAGGTTCTGGTAATTTGGAGGCTATCCATGTCATTAAGAAACTTGGTGGAAGTTTGGCTGATTCCTACTTAGATGAAGGTAAGTCTAAAGCTGCTAAAGGTTGCATATCTATGTAAATTTGTTGTCTGAAACACTGTTATGTTATTATTAAATTGAATACTAAAGATGGGGAATTTTGTAATAACTAGTAATTGCtctccttttttaatttgaagtttTACAAGGCCTTTCTGTTACTACAGGCTTTTTGCTTGACAAGAAGATTGGTGTAAATCAGccaaaaagaattgaaaatgcAAAGATTCTTATTGCAAATACTGGTATGGATACAGACAAGATTAAGGTATGTGACAGAACTACTGTTGAGAAACTGTGTTTTTGTAAATGGAATTTTGAGACTGAGctcttttctctttgatttAGATTTTTGGCTCTCGTGTTAGAGTGGACTCCACAGCAAAAGTGGCAGAAATAGagcaggcagaaaaagaaaagatgaaggaGAAAGTGGATCGTATTCTTAAACATGGAATAAATTGCTTTATTAACAGGTATGTATTTcttgggaaaaagggagagtTACATTACTTTCCATGTTGTTCTAGTTCACTCTGCTAGAATAGTTAAGTGTCCAGCAGGCACTTAGGATCAAAGGACTAAGACCTTAAAGCATATGGCTGCCTGAGCTTAGTGTGATAATTTCTTAGTTTCTTCAGAGAAAGGATATTTCAAAAAACatagtttgatttttctttttttttccttagctttGCATGTTTTCCTGTCCCTACATTTGCTTCTGTGTTGTGTAAAATTCCATGTGTGGCAGATGCCTCATCCATTGACTGCTTTGGTAGCTTTCAGAAATCTGTCCTGTGTCCATGCTACTGAGAAGCTGGTGTCTTTTGTTACTGTGTTATTTTCAAAGGTTTGTTCTGTGTGTGATGGTGGGATGTGTTGTAATTTTAGGCAGCTGATCTACAACTACCCTGAACATCtctttg
It encodes:
- the CCT2 gene encoding T-complex protein 1 subunit beta, with product MASISLAPVNIFKAGADEEKAETARLSSFVGAIAIGDLVKSTLGPKGMDKILLSTGRDSSVTVTNDGATILKAIGVDNPAAKVLVDMSKVQDDEVGDGTTSVTVLAAELLREAELLIARKIHPQTIIAGWRAATKASREALLKAAVDHGNDEVKFREDLMNIAGTTLSSKLLTHHKDHFVKLAVEAVLRLKGSGNLEAIHVIKKLGGSLADSYLDEGFLLDKKIGVNQPKRIENAKILIANTGMDTDKIKIFGSRVRVDSTAKVAEIEQAEKEKMKEKVDRILKHGINCFINRQLIYNYPEHLFGAAGVMAIEHADFAGVERLALVTGGEIASTFDHPELVKLGSCKLIEEVMIGEDKLIHFSGVAMGEACTIVLRGATQQILDEAERSLHDALCVLAQTVKDTRTVYGGGCSEMLMANAVAELAVRTPGKESVAMESFAKALRMIPTIIADNAGYDSADLVAQLRAAHSEGKTTYGLDMKEGVIGDMSVLGVTESFQVKRQVLLSAAEAAEMILRVDDIIKAAPRKRVPDHRPC